TACATCTAAAGGTATATTGATGCCATTAAAATAAGAGAATATATGTTGGATTTCTAGAACAATTATGCTATGTCTTTtgagaggttttttttttttttctttttcttttgagagGGGCTATAGGAAAACTTAATGATAATTATTGATTTCTTAGACCTGGAATAAGATATAACATATTTGTCCTTACCGTATAATAACTGGAATGATAATCTCCATCAAGATTACTTACTATAATACATATAACTAAAATTAATGAAAGATTACATTCATGCTTATATAAAAGGGATGTCCTGCAACCactcttccatcatcaagaaaagaagCAACAACTAGTTAAATCTCATATAACAGTTCAAGCATGACATCTCAATCTACTTTGCTCGTCTTGCTCCTTGCATTAGTATGTCTCATTCAAGTCTCTTTGGTAAGTTagtatttttatgtttttctttcaCATTGTTACTATGTGAATATGAAAATTTTAGTTATAGCCAACAACGACCATGCTGCATCATGATTCAAACATCTTAAGTTGATATTTGAATTGTTGCCTCCTATAAAATGGTTCCTTTCCTGAATAtgattattcttatttttatacttccaaatccatttttcaattgacattttcttcttttgtggaATAAACAGGCAAGCCAACGTTTTGATGCATCCTATCTGGCAAAGCCTCCTGTTGGCCCAACAACTTGCCCAGTTCCTACAACTCGTACgctttttttctcttaattagtactccttccgtccatttttacttgtcatgtttcgTTTCTCAAGGTTATCAAACTAATTGCAACATATAGTATTTTCTTATAGTTTTCGAACATCTAacttttagttttaaaatattgaattaatctaattcaatttaactCCAAAAATTATTCAAATTAACTCTCGAGAAACAAAACGTGAAGTAAAAGTGGATGGAGGAAGTAATTCATTATATAATAAAAACTTTTGTTTCTTTAAATTACTTTTTTAACTTGATATTTTCTTATGTATTATGTAGAGTGTTCAAGTGCTTGTGACAGACGATGCTCAGCAACATCGCATAAGAACAATTGTTTAATGTTCTGCAACATGTGTTGTAACTGGTGCCAATGTGTTCCACCTGGTACATATGGACAAAAAGAATGTTGCTCATGCTACAATGATTGGAAGACAGAGCAAGGGACACCAAAATGCCCTTAAACTTGATaatatttatagataattattttttgtgGACTTCTTATATGTACTTGTCATGAAATTGATTCTTCCATGTCATGAAAAGCAAATATATGCTTATTATTCTCGTTCAATTTATGAATTTCTTATATATGATGCTAAATTAGTAAAAATCATCCCAAAGAATTTTTATTTGCAATGATACTGTGCATCCACTATTAAAGTACTCGATCCACCTCTAGTATGCAactataagtttcatatgttgatCTTGCTAGGATTTTATGAATAGGTGTGAATAGGAAATGGTCCTTTGCATCTTTTCATGAAAAAAGCTTTACACCACTTCATTCCTTTACTTTGTTGACTATAAATACTTAGtcattttcatcagattttACTTACGAAAATTCTGATCATCTTCTTCTGTCTTTGCTGCACTTCAAATATTTTGTGTGTGATTTCTGTCGTCTGTTGCGTTCGTCGTTCATCAGGGTTTGAGGTACCGCTATGCTAGTGAGTTAATTCGTTCTATCTTGGGACCAGAGGGGGATCCAGGATTTGATGCTTGTGGGTTCCAACccatttcaaattaaaaaatataaagagacAAAACAAAAACCTATAGGTGAGCAAGGATTCGAACCGTTGACCAAAAGAAGCAAAGCTTTAAGAGTTCCTTCTTTGCCAAATcgtatttcttatatatttactGATTTTTTCAATACAAATATAGGATCCGCACAAATACATGGGGGTTCCCGAGAACCCCTATATGATATGCTAAATCCGGCCCTGCCTGGGAGGATATATTCCATAACTTCGGGTACATTGAgaggaataatttccttaaggacacactatGAATTAAGTGGGCTCAGatttattttcctctctttccagATTCTGTTTTAGATTATTTTCCGAATATAGAAATAaaacaatcttaaggaaattattatCTTTATATATTCTGTATTCTGTTAATCTACTAGAAACTACTCTTTTGACAGAGAAGAAAGTAACCTTTTCAGAAACAAAAGTACTCTTTTCAGAGATAAAAGTACTTTTTCATAAATGAAAAtactattttcaaaaataaaagtactcttttcaaagaaaaaaaagtactttttcataaataaaaagTACTCTTTTTGGAGACTAAAACCTTTGTGGATTTCTATTCCATTGTTTGGAGAATAAAATCTATGTGATTTTGTACTCCATGTTACTACTCGgtttaaagaatataaaaactttACCGATTTAGTGACGTTCGTTGGTTTGAAGATGTAAAATCTTCGTTGGTTGTTTATTCGGTTTGAAGAAGATATAAACTTCATAGTTTTATTAAATCTGTTTTTATAAGAGATTATTtggtttgaagatataaaactTCGTCATTTTATTCTCTGATTAAGAAAACAGGTAGATAagaatcaaaatttaatttcgaTTGACAGCATCAAACAAAATTGTTCGGCCATGAAACAAGTTTCTTCATTGTTGTATTAATTATTGTCTATGACGTAGGTTTGGCGAGTCAAAACGTCGAATTAATTTTATGACACCAAGAAATCACGTTGGTGGCACTGGTTTAATCGCCAACTGATTTTGTCGTTCGAGAAAAGGGTGCCAGGCGTgtatcttttgttttgtttggatATCACATATATTTATGATCAATCTAACCATTAAAGTGGGTAATTGACATGGAGTACTCCTACAAGTCATTCGTGCGTTTACTACACATTCGGAGGAGTACTACTCTTTATATAAgaggaaattgaagaaaatgagagTTTTGTGGGCTCTTCGGTTATGCATTCAAGGGTTTGGAAATTGAGAATCAATTAATTGTAATTAAGGGTGCAATTGCAGCACTTTAACAAAGATCATTATTGTTCCGCTGTTTAATATTTCGTGCAAATGGAGCATAAGTCGCAGAAACATGTGTGTTTACTTCAAGGATGAATCAGTTCAAAAAGCGGCAATATATTGGGATTTTACTCTGCTTATCCTTTAATTTTATACtctttatgatttatgaaattcagGTTTTATAAATGTTAGGATGTTATTAGTTGATGATCTCAAAGTATATTCTATATTCGCGCCATAAAATTACTTAATTGGTATATAATGTGGTAGCATGCACGAAATATgtgaaatattatttgcaagGTAGCAAGACATGAATGAGGCTACTTCAAAGTTTTTCTTGAGACTATGAAAATAGTATGCATatattattttgggtcaaaaatataGATGAATTTCTCCGAGAATCCTTTGTAAAACAaactatttttgtttttgggtgTATACTAAATTTTTGAAATCTGTCCAGAACTATCAGttaagatgaagaagaaagaaacatcTTCCTTTGATTTCTAGAAAGTCAGTATCTTTGGGTTACTGAGAACGTCCATTTACAGAATAATTCATCACATTTAAAAAGAGTGATATGTGATGGCCGAAAGTTGAATCTGTCCGACAAAATTGTAGTGACaattaaaagtaaaatgaaCAATAAGCATTTTGTTCCCAGACATATGTCAAAGCTAATTCAATTTTCTTCTCAATTAAGTAAATGATAGTgggtaattttctttttatatattccAAAAGTGTTTGGCGTGAAGGGTATTTTGACCATGTAGAATGGAAAATATTCAATGGACTTTTTAGCAGAATTTGATGACTTTCTAACAAGTTTCTACCTTACTTTTATCTGGGTAATACaaggattttcttgaaactATTTGATAAAATAGAAAGGTTAAATACTAATTGGCAGatccataaaaaaataaaaataaaaataaaaataatggcATGATGTCTTTAGTAACTGATTTCATTGTTACAATTTGACAAGATGTTGTTTTGAACATTTGATATTGGAGAACTCTTTCATGTCATTCTTGCATATCATCTAGCAAATGAAATCAACCACAGGATAAAGACACTTCAAAGGAATTGCTAAAACCACAAGCCGCGTTTGACAACAAGAAAACTATCTTGTGTCGCATCATTGCAGGATAATTGGAGTGGCTTTGATGGAGATAAAAGTTGAGTGCTCTTTGATGCttttatgcaaaaaatatttggCACTAGTTAATAGTGATTGCTTAGCATGAATTTTGGCTAATAAGATTCTAATGTCAAAATGCTTGagggaattttttttatgtgcATGTTGACTTAGGATTATTAATGTGCATTTTGATTTAATATTATGGAGAgaaattcttctttcttttactttgcTGGCTATAAATACTTAGTCATTTCCATcatattttacttatgaaaattctaatcatctttttctttcttttctacacttcaaatatttttatgtgtgtgatTTCTGCCGTCTGTTGCGTTCGCCGTTCATCTGGATTTGAGATACCGCTGTGCTGGTGAGTTAATTCGTTCTATCCTAGGAGGATATATTCCATAACCTCGGGTacattgaggggaataatttccttaaggacacactgtgAATTCAGTGGACTCGAatttattttcctctctttccagATTTTGTTTGTAGATTATTCTCCGAATACTGAAATACAATAGATCTTACAAAATTTTTAATAGGATTTAATACATGTTGGTATATAAAGCATCTAGATGTATTTAATTCTCTCTTCTTGCATGAGATTACATTTATTCATCAATcttttttatttagaaatatcaTAACACTTTTGTTCAAGGAAATCATTAGAGCGCTAATATAGGCTTTACCTTGATGCCGAATCAACCCGACACGTTAGTTACGCATGTTTATTGGTTGGATTCActgcacacgcaagtatacgcgatCGACAAGtaatataataataagaaaATCATTGTTCCCACGAGGACTTATTTAATTAACCTTTTGAATTAGATTAAATAGTCGTAGTATATCTATCCAAGAAGTTTCACAAGCGTTGAGAGTTTATTATCTAAAACAGAATTCGTAAGCTAAACTAGTATGCTTTTGCCTTTATCAGAAGGAAGAGATATTCCAAGGTTACGGGTAAAAGCTTCAGTCCCGTTAAGTATCCACTTTAGTTAGCAatttcaattatctaatttACTAGTCACATGGTTAATATTGCTCATAGGGCTCTGCCGAATTCCTATTCACCTACTCAAATTGTTCTAACACCTATATCCCTatgaaataacaataataagaaTGCATTTATAATACATAAGACTAAACAAGGCGAGTAGGAATTTCCCTAGCCTAAATGCAAATCCATTCTTCCATTCCCTAGTTCAAGCACAAGCTCTATTTTATCCTATATATAATCTATGATTTCATTTCTCGAGTTCAATCCTAAATTCATAGATACTATTCAATTGGTGATCAGACAATCAAATaattattcaattggtgatcagacaatcaaataattaaacgCCGGAtaaaataaccaaaccaataatgGACATGTGAAGATGTGATGCGCATATGTTCCAGTGAGGAGGCTTGAGAGGTTGGAAATGGGGGTTTAAGgtgaggtagaggtaggccgaaaaaGTACTGGGAAGGGGTGATTAAACAGGACATGTCACATCTGCTTACCGAGGACATAACCTTAGATAGAAGGGTATGAAGGTCATGGATTAGGATAAAAGGTTAGTAAGTGGTTAAGTGTTTCATCGTTTTTATGTTGGATTCGACTTGATGGTAGTTTGAAGCATCGTATTTGTCGTTTCTGTTTCTCTGTTTCTCCTTTCTTACCAGTAGTATTAGCATTATTCTcgtagttttttatttttcgatCTATGTTACCACCTATTGTTTTTTGTGTTTCAGTTATCACATTATTCCGCTGCTGTtactgttattttttttttctttttctgaatgCTATGTATTACTTTCCTTATTACTTGTCATGTCTTCTTCACTTtcgtattttctttttcaaactaCTTTGAAATGTTTTGCTTGAGTCGATGATCTATCAAAAACAGTTTATCTACCTCcacgaggtaggggtaaggccTGTGTACCCTTTACCCTCCCCATAACCCACTTATGAAATTACACTGGATGTTGTTGTAGTAATAATATTATCTATACTTATAGTAATAAAATTATCTATAACTGTATATAATGAAGTTTTGCATGACATGTacttttaaaatagaaaaaatcagTCCTGAATATTTCAAAAAAGAACAATCAACCTTGAGAAGACCACTATACCAAGACACAATTGATATTCTTACGGttggaaaatatgaaaaaaataaagttaatgaaaGAATGTTGCTTCCGACATCATTTATTGGAGCAGTCAAATTCAAAAGGTAGATATACCAGAATTTAATTGATGGTGTGATGGCTAAAGAAAGGAGTTAGAGTTGGTGGGAGAGTATACCTTTTGACTTTATTCTTAAAAGGTCTTAAAGGTCATGGGACAATGGTagattttggtatatattaatTTAAGTTCTTTCTTTATaactaaattaaatatgttTCCAATATGCATGCATCAGCTATTTTTAGTACACTCTAAAAATGATACTATGAAATAGACTAGTTTACGAAAATGTATAAATGAGCAAATTTAACCTTTTTAAGTCTTACGGCTTCATGGATTAGTATGACAATAAAATTGTATTGGCATCAAATATCTTTTGCTTTGAATTGAGGTACTTTTCATCAAATAAAAACCCTAGAACAAGGAGAAACCTTTGGATTGCTAATCTTAGCTGCAATTTTGGCACAGGTGTTCACAATTGAGGTATTTATTTTGATTCCCAAGCTTTacaaaccctagaatttggatttttgtttattttcttgcaAACCTTGGAGTTCATCATAGTTCTTTTAGGGGTTATTTCGTAAGAATGGAAAATTTGCGTATGTGGGGTGGTGCATATATTGCTTAAACAGTTTAGAAGAGAGCTTAATTTTACGTTacaagttgttgttgttgctctgcatgtcaagaaaaatgaaactaTTTCGTCTTTGATCTTGATTTGCTTTTTATTCGACTTGTTTGATGTTGGTGATCACAGAATTATTGTGTTTTTGTGTAAATGAGTGAAGACATAGACAAAAAGTTGCAAAAATGCTCGCGCCTTTTCAGGCATCTTTAGTATTTGAATTCTGTTTgttaaaaacaacaaaagctaaaCATAAAGAATAACGTTGTCACTGGGAATCGAACTTGGAACGTTGGAGAGAATTTTGAACACCATGGACCACTTGAGCTGACtttttgcatttgttcagggtattcaaaacttatatatgtacataaacatagaaaatttacccaatatatatactgtaatttttcgccgaggGTCTTTGGGCGAACACCCTCCATCCCTCCTAAATCCGCCCCTGGTTGTGTAGTCGTGAAAATGCCGTGCCACTAGGTTGACATGCAATCAGGAATGAACTACTTTTGATCCTGCTGTTTGAAGTATGTGAATATGCCGTGATTAGCAGAACCCAATTTTGTGTAATACAATTTTTGTTTGCTGTTGATGACTCAAATTTCAGCATGTTGGAGAAGTATGTGGTATCATCCTCTTGATGGTTTTAAGAATGGCAATGCTAATATACACTGTCTTGATTACCAGAACTCTCTCagtgtgtgtatgttatgttctgTTATGTTGTGTCGTGTTGTGTTCTGTAATGTTACGTATACACACAGCGAGGGTAGGCACACATTTCTTTAACAGCCATGTGATTGTTTATAATTTGTTTGGTTTCAACGGGATACTTCCAGAAAGAGATTGGAGAGCCATCAACTTGATTCTAATGGTAGTAATGGTGTTTTTTATATCTAACTTCGCATCAGTTTAAGAGCTTGATAATAATTCTTCTTCTTGTATAACGACACTCTCTTATTGAAGGTTTATTCGGTCAATATATTGCAAAGAAGCCAAAGATGATGAGGCAATCACTTGAAAATTCTTCTGAAAATGTTGGTCCTGTGGGTGGATTTGTCTCATCTCCGGTGGCTTCCCAGATGAGTAACACGTCCAACCCAAATAAATTCATGAGAGTGCTGAGTGGTAGGGATCAGGGTAGCAGAGCCAATAATTTGAAGGTACTTGTGTATGCTAGAATCTTTTGTTCTGTTTCAGTTGCTTTTGTTTGTAGGAATGAGTATCTGATGATTTATCCACTAATAAGCATGAAGTTGATTATTGCAATCTCATGCAGATGTCTGTTGGACAAGCAGGTTCAGGAAGTCCGTGGTCACTATTTGAGGACCAGGttggtttcttttttatttgatacGGAAGCCAAAACTACCCTCGAACTATTTGAAATAGAGCCAATATATCCTCCGTTTGTTTTTGGTACCAAAGGAGCCCTTGCCGTCTAACGAAGGGACCACAAATTCCCTTGCTTTTAACGGACTGCCACGAAAGCTGACTAGGCAGTCCAACTGGGTAAAAAATGCTGACATGGCTGTCCACCTAGCCAGTCCACATGGCTAAAACCGCCTTCCCTTTAACCCATACTTTCTTCTCCAAATTAGAACCCTAATTTCAGGAAAAAACTTTCTTCCCCACTAAATTCAGTTGGAAATCTCGAACAATATTGTAGAAATTTTTACAAGTTTTATCTTGAACAACAACAAGGCAATGGATTGGAAATCTTCGTAATAATACTTCTCAAAATAGTAAGAAGCAGCAGCAAAGCAGCAAACAGTATTATTATAAGTGAGTTTTCAATCTGAAATTTTCAAATTAGTGGTCTAAGGATTTTTCATAGTTTCTATGAATCTAGGTTTGTGCAGGCGTGGATGAAAATTTTGGGGAAGATGATGATGGTGCTCATATCATCGATATATCACGTCTATTACATCagtatttttaaatctttttcaaatttactcaaattaccttttttagtttcttcatatttcattccatctaagggccaaatatacccctgtactattgaaaaagggccaaatatatccctcgttatactttgggtccaaatatacccttgccgttatactattggatcaaatatacctctcctcctttaaagttgtccaaggtggacatccaATTAAGTGGCactgacatttgatgaggtggatgccacgtggcattgcCACCTCGTTGCCCCTAACCCATTTCACCCCTCCCCTCTATTTGTTCTTTCAACACTAAAATTTCTTCTTGTCCACCACCATTACCGCCACTATAACCATCTCTATATCTAAAAAAAATGACTTCGTACAACTAAGACAAAGGGGAATTTAGTGCTACCTAAGATACCCACTATGAACAAGCTTTAACCCGTATCTCTCAATCATAATTGCAAGATATTAATGAGTTCAATTTTAGTTTCTATTGAATCCATACTTCTAAGAATTTGAATTTAGAATTTAATTGTATCAAAAAATTATTAGCTTTGACTGGATCCAATCAATAAGGCTGCATCCATCCTCCACTGATGTAAGCAGAATAGGAAAAAACATGAATGCTCAGAACTTCCgttttttcatttcctttagtttcctttttcttttggtccATACTTTTGCCTGCTCCAATACCATCGGCGGGGCCTCATCGGCCAGCTGTTGCTCCCCCCTCTATCCTTTCCTATATCTTGATAAAATTTCATAAACGTGGTGCTTAACCTAATCAGATAAAACTTCTACAAAAACAGTTCACAATGTTTAGCTAAGCTATTCCAATAGCAAGTAAATGTTACTAGGCTTAAAAGTTTCATCTTTCAAGTTAGATAAATAAATGGTGGCGGTAATGGTGGTGGAGGGGAaggaaattttagtggtggaagaataaatagaggtgaggggtaaaatgggttaggggcgATGAGGTGTCATGCCCACATGGCATCCATCTCATCAAATGTCAGTGCCACGTAGGATtggatgtccaccttggacaactttaacggaggaggggtatatttgatccaATAGTATAacagcaggggtatatttggacccaaagtataacgaggggtatatttggcccttttccaatagtacaagggtatatttggctcTTTTCCGATTCCATCTAAGGAAaagaacttatttttttttatttttattttttttaagtgaagAAAGATGATATACTGATTATGTAGTAAATGAAGTGTCCAGCATGTGAGTATTATAAATGTCCTCATTTTCAAGTTTTAGTCACATTATTACACCTACTTGAAAATTAGTGTGGAAGAAAACTTTTTTCTGAAATTAGGGTTCTAATTTGGAGAAGAAATCATGGATTTAAAGGGGAGAGGGTTTTAGCCACGTGGACTGCTTAGGTGGACAGCCATGCCAGCGTTTTTTATCATGTCGGACTGCCTAGTCAGATTTCGTGGCAGTCCGTTAAAAGCGAGGGCATTTGTGGTCCCTTCGTTAGACGgcaagggctcgtttggtaccAAAACCAAACGGAGGGTATATATCCTCTATTTTGAATAGTTCGAGGGTAATTTTGACCCTTTACCGTATTTGATATATACCTACTTCTGCTTCTTTTTCGATGTAGTTCTTCTGGCATGACGTGTATTAATTGGATTGACATCAAAATTTTAGGCAC
This portion of the Lycium ferocissimum isolate CSIRO_LF1 chromosome 1, AGI_CSIRO_Lferr_CH_V1, whole genome shotgun sequence genome encodes:
- the LOC132069009 gene encoding gibberellin-regulated protein 5-like, whose translation is MTSQSTLLVLLLALVCLIQVSLASQRFDASYLAKPPVGPTTCPVPTTQCSSACDRRCSATSHKNNCLMFCNMCCNWCQCVPPGTYGQKECCSCYNDWKTEQGTPKCP